Proteins found in one Oncorhynchus tshawytscha isolate Ot180627B linkage group LG25, Otsh_v2.0, whole genome shotgun sequence genomic segment:
- the LOC112224471 gene encoding arylsulfatase G, translating into MAGSVFLLLLAGTLLCGLLFHTVSHNEAGDRTRTRRPNFIIILADDIGWGDLGANQQAGQSSSQTPHLDLMAQQGMRLTDFHSPASTCSPSRAALLTGRHGLRNGVTHNFAVGSVGGLPLSENTLAEILHQGGYYTAMIGKWHLGHNGPYSPTNRGFDYYLGIPYSNDMGCTDLPGYDLPSCPPCYPGPQILHNRLKRSGYSSCYTKVALPLFENRTIVEQPLDLWRLTQRYTSTALNVIHTARERGQPFLLYVALAHMHVPLSPPSYAPHPSEGGVYAASLREMDGLVGAIKNASDASDKENTLIWFTGDNGPWEQKCQYAGSVGPFLGKWQTSRGGGSAKRTTWEGGHRVPTVSYWPGRVPANSTSSALLSGLDIFPTLLSLAGVNPPSDRRYDGIDATDVLLHGKETGNEFLFHPNSGAAGKYGDLQTVRLGCHKAFYITGAAEACGGSKGRQELHDPPMIFDLSGDKGEETPLDPTTEEYKEVDERVRRWREALLYDIATDQSVSTADYATDQSAAPCCDPRHTACRCLTLG; encoded by the exons ATGGCAGGGAGTGTCTTCCTGCTTCTATTAGCTGGGACCCTGCTCTGTGGGCTACTGTTCCACACAGTGAGCCATAATGAAGCTGGGGACAGGACCCGCACCAGGAGACCCAACTTCATCATCATTCTGGCAGATGATATTGGATGGGGAGACCTAGGTGCCAACCAGCAGGCGGGTCAGAGTTCAAGCCAAACCCCTCATCTGGATCTGATGGCCCAGCAAGGAATGAG GTTGACAGACTTCCACTCCCCAGCCTCCACCTGCTCCCCGTCCCGTGCTGCTCTCCTCACAGGCCGACACGGCCTGCGGAACGGGGTCACACACAACTTCGCTGTGGGGTCCGTGGGGGGGCTACCCCTCTCTGAGAACACCCTGGCTGAGATACTGCACCAGGGTGGATACTACACAGCCATGATTG GTAAATGGCATCTAGGGCACAATGGTCCGTACAGTCCCACCAACAGAG GTTTTGACTACTACCTGGGGATCCCATACAGCAATGATATGGGCTGTACAGACCTGCCTGGTTACGACCtgccctcctgccctccctgttACCCTGGACCACAGATACTACACAACAG ATTGAAGAGGAGTGGCTACAGCAGCTGTTACACCAAAGTGGCTCTGCCTCTGTTTGAGAACAGGACCATTGTAGAGCAGCCTCTGGACCTGTGGAGGCTAACGCAGCGATACACATCCACTGCACTCAATGTCATACACACAGCCAG GGAACGGGGACAACCTTTTCTGCTCTATGTAGCTCTGGCACACATGCACGTCCCCCTGTCCCCCCCTTCCTACGCCCCCCACCCCTCAGAGGGCGGTGTTTACGCTGCCAGTCTGCGGGAGATGGACGGTCTGGTGGGGGCAATAAAGAATGCCTCTGATGCCTCAGACAAGGAGAACACTCTCATCTGGTTCACTG GTGATAATGGTCCCTGGGAGCAAAAGTGCCAGTATGCAGGAAGTGTGGGTCCTTTCCTGGGGAAGTGGCAGACCAGCAGAG GTGGGGGCTCTGCCAAGCGGACCACTTGGGAGGGGGGGCACAGGGTGCCCACAGTGTCCTACTGGCCTGGCAGAGTACCAGCCAACAGCACCAGCTCTGCCCTGCTCAG TGGTCTGGATATcttccccaccctcctctccctagcTGGAGTGAACCCCCCATCAGACAGACGCTATGACGGTATCGACGCCACAGACGTCCTCCTACACGGCAAAGAAACAGGAAATGAG TTCCTCTTCCACCCCAACAGTGGCGCTGCAGGGAAGTATGGGGACCTGCAGACTGTCAGACTGGGGTGCCACAAGGCCTTCTACATCACGG GTGCGGCTGAGGCATGTGGGGGGTCTAAAGGGAGGCAGGAGCTCCACGACCCCCCTATGATATTTGACCTGTCTGGGGACAAGGGCGAGGAGACACCCCTGGACCCCACCACGGAGGAGTACAAGGAGGTGGatgagagggtgaggaggtggagggaagcGCTGCTCTATGACATTGCCACTGACCAATCAGTGTCCACAGCCGACTACGCCACAGACCAATCAGCAGCCCCCTGCTGTGACCCCCGGCACACAGCCTGCCGCTGCCTCACCCTgggctga
- the LOC112224474 gene encoding WD repeat domain phosphoinositide-interacting protein 1 encodes MEDRETFDGRGGPQDLISSSFNQDTTSLSVGTKSGYRLFSVTSVDKMDCIHEGAESPDVYIVERLFSSSLVVVVSLSMPRRMNVYHFKRGTEICNYSYSNNILSVRLNRQRMVVCLEESVYIHNIKDMKLLKTLLNIPHNPSGLCALSVNHGNSYLAYPGSQTIGEIMVYDANNLSTVTMIPAHDSPLAALTFNVSGTKLASASERGTVIRVFTIPEGQRLFEFRRGMKRYVSISSLSFSSDAQFLCASSNTETVHIFKLERHSPSREGGCPTWGAYVGKLFTAASTYLPSQVSDMMHQDRAFATVRLNMFGLKNICALATVQKLPRLLVASSDGHIYIYNIDTQEGGECVLVRKHRLFEGDKEPQEEQQEEEELEDRRSLPPSNSPSYAATVALPSTPPSSTTLTGYLDGGAKKGNVIPEHEFTKGPVCLDDKNEFPPVNNQSN; translated from the exons ATGGAGGACCGGGAGACCTTCGACGGTCGAGGAGGGCCTCAAGACTTGATCAGCTCCTCGTTCAACCAGGACACCAC GTCTCTATCAGTGGGCACTAAGTCAGGCTACAGACTCTTCTCTGTCACCTCGGTGGACAAGATGGACTGCATCCATGAAGGAG CGGAGTCTCCAGATGTGTACATCGTGGAGCGGTTGTTCTCCAGCagtctggtggtggtggtcagTCTCTCCATGCCCCGACGTATGAACGTCTACCACTTCAAGAGAGGAACAGAGATCTGCAACTATAGCTACTCCAACAACATCCTCTCAGTCAGGCTCAACAGACAG AGGATGGTAGTGTGTCTGGAGGAGTCAGTCTACATCCACAACATCAAAGACATGAAGCTGCTCAAGACACTGCTCAACATACCACACAACCCCTCAG GTCTCTGTGCCCTCTCTGTGAACCATGGTAACTCCTACCTGGCGTACCCTGGCAGTCAGACCATCGGGGAGATCATGGTTTATGACGCCAACAACCTG AGCACGGTGACGATGATCCCAGCCCATGACAGTCCCCTTGCAGCTCTCACATTCAACGTGTCAGGAACCAAACTGGCCAGTGCCTCCGAGAGG ggtACAGTGATCCGTGTGTTCACCATCCCAGAGGGACAAAGACTGTTTGAGTTCcgcagagggatgaagag GTACGTGAGTATCAGCTCATTGTCCTTTAGTTCAGACGCCCAGTTCCTCTGTGCCTCCAGCAACACCGAAACGGTCCATATCTTCAAACTGGAACGTCACAGCCCCAG TCGAGAGGGGGGATGTCCTACGTGGGGTGCATACGTGGGAAAGCTGTTCACAGCAGCCAGCACCTACCTTCCCTCCCAGGTCTCTGACATGATGCACCAGGACCGGGCCTTCGCCACTGTACGACTTAACATGTTCGGTCTCAAGAACATCTGCGCCTTGGCCAc GGTTCAGAAGCTGCCTCGTCTGCTGGTGGCGTCATCAGATGGACATATCTACATCTATAACATCGACacacaggagggaggagagtgtgtGTTGGTCAGGAAACATAG ACTATTTGAAGGAGATAAGGAGCCACAGGAAGAacaacaggaagaggaggagcttgAGGATAGAAGGTCCCTCCCACCGTCAAACAGCCCATCATACGCTGCCACTGTGGCTCTCCCCTCGACCCCACCCTCTTCTACCACTCTCACAG GCTACTTAGATGGAGGGGCTAAGAAAGGTAATGTGATCCCTGAACATGAGTTTACCAAGGGACCCGTCTGTCTGGATGACAAGAACGAGTTTCCTCCAGTCAACAACCAGAGCAACTGA
- the LOC112224476 gene encoding cAMP-dependent protein kinase type I-alpha regulatory subunit: protein MASGSTSSEEERSLRECELYVQKHNIQQLLKDCIVQLCTSRPERPMAFLREYFERLEKEEAKQILNQQKASSRSDSRDEEVSPPMNPVVKGRRRRGAISAEVYTEEDAASYVRKVIPKDYKTMAALAKAIEKNVLFSHLDDNERSDIFDAMFSVTYIAGETVIMQGDEGDNFYVIDQGETDVYVNNECVTSIGEGGSFGELALIYGTPRAATVRAKSNVKLWGIDRDSYRRILMGSTLRKRKMYEEFLSKVSILESLDKWERLTVADSLEPVQFDDGQKIVVQGEPGDEFFIILEGSAAVLQRRSENEEFVEVGRLQPSDYFGEIALLMNRPRAATVVARGPLKCVKLDRPRFERVLGPCSDILKRNIQQYNSFVSLSV, encoded by the exons ATGGCGTCGGGCAGTACGAGcagcgaggaggagaggagtctgaGGGAGTGTGAGCTGTACGTGCAGAAACACAACATCCAGCAGCTGCTGAAGGACTGCATCGTCCAGCTGTGTACCTCTAGGCCTGAACGACCCATGGCCTTCCTCAGAGAGTACTTCGAGAGGCTGGAGAAG GAGGAGGCCAAGCAAATCCTGAACCAGCAGAAGGCCAGCAGCCGTTCTGACTCCCGGGATGAGGAGGTATCTCCTCCCATGAACCCTGTTGTCAAGGGTCGCCGGCGGAGAGGAGCCATCAGTGCTGAGGTCTACACAGAGGAGGACGCTGCATCCTATGTCAGAAAG GTCATTCCTAAAGACTACAAAACAATGGCTGCCCTAGCTAAAGCTATCGAAAAGAATGTGCTTTTCTCTCACTTGGATGACAATGAGAGGAG CGACATCTTTGACGCCATGTTTTCAGTTACCTACATCGCTGGAGAGACTGTTATTATGCAAG GTGATGAGGGAGATAATTTCTACGTCATCGACCAAGGAGAGACGGAT GTGTATGTGAACAACGAGTGTGTGACCAGTATCGGGGAGGGGGGCAGCTTCGGAGAGTTGGCCCTGATCTACGGCACCCCCAGGGCTGCCACTGTCCGTGCCAAGAGCAACGTCAAACTGTGGGGCATCGACAGAGACAGCTACAGGAGGATACTCATG GGAAGCActttgaggaagaggaagatgtaCGAGGAGTTCCTCAGCAAAGTTTCCATCTTAG AGTCTCTGGACAAATGGGAGCGTCTGACGGTGGCAGATTCTCTGGAGCCGGTGCAGTTTGATGACGGACAGAAGATCGTGGTGCAGGGAGAGCCTGGCGACGAGTTCTTCATCATACTGGAG GGCTCTGCAGCTGTGTTGCAGCGTCGCTCTGAGAACGAGGAGTTTGTGGAGGTTGGGAGATTACAACCTTCTGACTACTTTG GTGAGATTGCCCTGCTGATGAACCGTCCCCGTGCTGCCACTGTGGTCGCCCGCGGTCCTCTGAAGTGTGTGAAGCTGGACCGACCACGGTTCGAACGCGTCCTTGGACCCTGCTCGGACATTCTCAAACGCAACATCCAACAGTACAACAGCTTTGTttcactgtctgtctga